One genomic segment of Accipiter gentilis chromosome 29, bAccGen1.1, whole genome shotgun sequence includes these proteins:
- the PRDM12 gene encoding PR domain zinc finger protein 12, with protein sequence MMGSVLPAEALVLKPGLKPQGLSLAEVITSDILHSFLYGRWRNVLGEQLFEEKSSPKTAFTAEVLAQSFSGEVQKLSSLVLPSEVIIAQSSIPGEGLGIFSKTWIKAGTEMGPFTGRVISPEHVDLCKNNNLMWEVFNEDGTVRYFIDASQEDHRSWMTYIKCARNEQEQNLEVVQIGNSIFYKAIEMIPPDQELLVWYGNSHNTFLGIPGVPGLEEEQKKNKHEDFHAVETGASTTGRMRCVICHRGFNSRSNLRSHMRIHTLDKPFVCRFCNRRFSQSSTLRNHVRLHTGERPYKCQVCQSAYSQLAGLRAHQKSARHRPPNASLQAHSPALPVPHPASLAHHIPTMVL encoded by the exons ATGATGGGCTCGGTGCTGCCCGCCGAAGCCCTGGTGCTCAAGCCCGGGTTGAAGCCTCAGGGGCTTTCCCTGGCCGAGGTGATCACCTCCGACATCCTGCACAGCTTCCTCTACGGCCGCTGGAGAAACGTCCTGGGCGAGCAGCTCTTCGAGGAGAAGAGCAGCCCCAAGACCGCCTTCACGGCCGAGGTCCTGGCTCAGTCCTTCTCCGGAG AGGTGCAGAAGCTGTCCAGCCTGGTGCTGCCGTCGGAAGTGATCATCGCCCAGAGTTCCATCCCCGGGGAAGGGCTCGGCATCTTCTCCAAAACCTGGATCAAGGCCGGTACCGAGATGGGACCGTTCACGGGCAGGGTCATCTCGCCGGAGCACGTGGACCTGTGCAAGAACAACAACCTCATGTGGGAG gtCTTTAACGAAGATGGCACGGTGCGGTACTTCATCGATGCCAGCCAGGAGGACCACCGCAGCTGGATGACCTACATCAAATGTGCACGGAATGAGCAGGAGCAGAACCTGGAGGTGGTCCAGATCGGGAACAGCATCTTCTACAAGGCAATTGAG ATGATTCCTCCGGACCAAGAGCTGCTGGTCTGGTATGGGAACTCCCATAACACCTTCCTGGGTATCCCAGGTGTGCCGGGGCTGGAAGAGGAGCAGAAGAAGAACAAACATG AGGACTTCCATGCAGTGGAGACGGGGGCCAGCACGACGGGGCGCATGCGCTGCGTCATCTGCCACCGGGGCTTCAACTCCCGCAGCAACCTGCGCTCCCACATGCGCATCCACACCCTGGACAAGCCCTTCGTGTGCCGCTTCTGCAACCGCCGCTTCAGCCAGTCCTCCACCCTCCGCAACCACGTCCGCTTGCACACCGGCGAGCGTCCCTACAAGTGCCAGGTTTGCCAAAGTGCCTACTCCCAGCTCGCCGGGCTGCGGGCACACCAGAAAAGCGCCCGCCATCGGCCCCCCAACGCCTCCCTGCAGGCTCACTCGCCGGCCCTGCCCGTGCCCCATCCCGCCTCCCTGGCCCATCACATCCCCACCATGGTGCTGTGA
- the EXOSC2 gene encoding exosome complex component RRP4, whose translation MAAITMRLPVVRKAVGPSAPRGGEKHLVAPGDTITTDTGYMRGHGTYVDEEKLIASVAGAVERVNKLVCVKALKTRYNGEVGDIVVGRITEVQQKRWKVETNSRLDSVLLLSSMNLPGGELRRRSAEDELAMRDYLQEADLISAEVQSVFSDGALSLHTRSLKYGKLGQGVLVQVSPSFVKRQKTHFHDLPCGASVILGNNGFIWIYPTPEQKDEEAGGFTTSLEPVPLSDREVISRLRNCIVALVTQKLMLFDTSILYCYEASLPHQIKDILKPEVMEEIVLETRQRLLDLEG comes from the exons ATGGCTGCCATCACCATGCGCCTGCCGGTGGTCCGCAAGGCGGTGGGACCGAGCGCGCCCCGGGGCGGCGAGAAGCACCTGGTGGCCCCCGGGGACACGatcaccacggacacgggctacATGAG GGGCCACGGCACCTACGTGGACGAGGAGAAGCTCATCGCCTCGGTGGCCGGCGCCGTGGAGAGGGTGAACAAGCTGGTGTGCGTCAAAGCCCTGAAGACCAG GTACAACGGTGAAGTCGGGGATATCGTGGTCGGCAGGATTACAGAG gttCAGCAGAAGCGATGGAAAGTGGAAACCAATTCCAGGCTAGATTCAGTCTTGTTGCTGTCTTCTATGAATTTACCTGGTGGGGAACTG AGAAGGAGATCAGCAGAAGATGAGCTTGCAATGAGGGACTACCTGCAGGAAGCAGACCTCATCAGT GCAGAGGTCCAGTCTGTATTTTCTGATGGGGCTTTATCACTGCACACCCGGAGTCTGAAATACGGGAAG CTTGGCCAGGGTGTGCTCGTTCAGGTATCGCCCTCCTTTGTGAAACGCCAGAAGACTCACTTCCACGACTTGCCCTGTGGTGCATCCGTGATCCTCGGCAACAACGGTTTCATCTGGATCTACCCAACTCCAGAgcagaaagatgaagaggcaggGGGCTTCACCACCAGCTTGGAG CCGGTTCCCTTGTCTGACCGGGAGGTGATCTCACGGCTCCGAAACTGCATTGTGGCTCTCGTTACTCAGAAGTTGATGCTCTTTGACACCAGCATCCTGTATTGCTATGAAGCATCACTTCCTCATCAG ATCAAGGACATTCTCAAACCAGAGGTGATGGAGGAGATCGTTCTGGAAACCCGACAGAGGTTGCTGGATCTGGAGGGGTAG